In the genome of Falco naumanni isolate bFalNau1 chromosome 5, bFalNau1.pat, whole genome shotgun sequence, the window CCTCACATTaagttaaaaagcagcattgtaATCTCTGCTTCTAAATCTCATTTGCTGAAAGCATCATGTGTACATTGTATGTGTCTCTTACTGAAGGGCTTCACTCTTCTGTAGTGGTTTAGGGGGGTTTTGCgcccccttccctttctttaatttcaaataagCCAGCCTCTTACCTAGTGCTTCCCAATGGCAGAATACCAACAATGTCTGCTTACAAAGTAGTTTCCCTAAATTCTCACACACCACCTTCAAGGCAACACTGGCATTTTAAGCAAAAAACCAGCAGTCAGACATTCTGAGCAACAAAATGCAAGATAAGCAGCAGATCTGTGCAAACCCTTCACCTCATTGTGAAGTACCGCTGCGCCActgagcagcagctctcctccaACTGAAGTCAAGGTCCCACCTAGAGAAGccttacaaaaatacaaaatctgaGCAGCAAAGACCCATGAAACATTGGgcacgtgtgcacacacacatacatttagAGACCTCTGAAATAAATGACTGCCCCAAGGACTCCGGGGGTGGGGGTTATGTTAATGCAGCCCCAGGGGCCTGTCCCTTTATCCTGCCCCAGCGCATTTTAAGCCCCTCGCACCACTGTAGTAGTGCCCATCACCCCACACACCTGTAACTTCTCCTCCCTTACCCATCCCTGGCCTTGTAGCACTTGCTATTTAGAAGTGATAGCTCCCAAGTTCATGCCAGAGCTCCTCACCTGCGAGCTCTGACAGTgacccaggctgctgcagagctcccaCTTTGCCCGCTGGCCTGCTTTAAGCTCCTTCTCCATTTGCATACCCACCTAGATGTACTTGTTTTATATATTCTATCAGAGCAGCTTTGTTGTCTCTCCAGAAGCCTTCCAGTTGGTCTGCTGGAGGATATTTACAGCATGACAGCTCCAATGTAATTTCAAAACACTGTCCCCAGACATAGTTGTAATCTTGCATGCCACCttgaaagtgaaataaaacagagtGTTCAGCTGCAATGCGGCACCGAGTTCAAGCTAGAATAAAACCAGGAGAGTTAAAATGTTCGTACTTGCATCACACCTACAAGAAAAGTAAACCAGATAAACTATGCCTCAAAGCCACACTCTTATTTAAAGTCTCCTGTGGGAAACCCACTTAATTGCTCCATTGACATGTACAGTGTTGTGTTCTGAAGCACAGTGGCATTTTGGGAATTACTATTATAGCTGAGAACGGTGGGTCTTTGACTTCATTCAAGCACTCCCAAATAAATAGGGACAGATAAATTCACAGGCTGGCATGGTTTGCCACCGCCAAAGCCACTGTAAGAGCCTTTTAAGGCTTTGAATTCAGACCGTGAAAGCAAGATGCAGTGCCACAGGACACAGGACCCACATTTGATTTGGCTACACATGAAAACGTTCTATTTCAGTcatcaaatgttaaaaaaaagcatggtagatgaacagaaaattggttttccttctgaaaggaCAAGACCTTGGTGCTACACCAGTGCATGCACGTGTGTGTAATCAATCTACGCTGCTATGCAGGCCTTAGGAAAGggcacagaagcagctggaCAGCAGAGTCTGCCTCAGCAGCTTGTGTAACTGCTGACTGGGAGAGTCTGCAAACACCCAGGTCCTGCTCAGGGAACCCACGTGAATCTGTGGACTTACTCCCCTCATCAGCCCTCTACTCTGGGCAACATCACAGCCCTTTCATCATCAAAGATGGCAGGAGAAACTGAGAACATCATATCCgaaacagctgaaagaagaaTCACTGACATTCTTACCTTCCAGCTGGTACCAAGAATACCCATTGGTAATGCCTTCTGGAAAGGTCTGTCTGTTGTCACACCCGTTCCCTTTGTACATGCTGGCATGGTTGAAAGAGTAGGTTTTTGCCAGATGAATAAAGACATCATCATCTGGAGACCTGCTGTAGCCTTTCAGGGAGCCAGTAACTGCAGAATAAAGGTAAGCCATCATGTCACTCTCACTACAGGTAAAACACACACGTAATGCTGGCTTACATACAAGATAAACGTCTCTCAGATAGCCATATCAGGCAGTGAATTTTGATGGGGTTTATCAAAGTCTGCCCATCCCAGCtcaaaagctggaaaagcacTGCAGAACATTTTGCTTTGGTACAACTGGTGTTCCTAAACCAAATGAGCTGTGGAGAAGAGAGTTTGCTGCTAGCTTACCTGAGTTGCCGTTATCAAAGGTGTAACTGGCAACCAGGGCACCCCCATGCAAGTTTGCTGAAAGAACAAACGTTTCATTTTTTATCCAGTTCATTACTGCTTGAGTCTCAGGCTGGATGCTAGCATTGTTACTTTCAAAGGCATCAGGAAAATTTCTGTTCAGATCTTGTCCGTTCTTATTGTACCttagaaagagagaagagattCCCGTTACTGTTTTGCCTACAGACACTTCCACGTTGCCAGCCTCCCAGTACTTAAGGTCTGTGGCATGCTAATGTCTTCAGGACACAGGCAAGATGACCGTTGCAGATCTCAAGCATCAAGAAGATGGacttcagtttgctttctggCAGCACTGGGATTTTCACAGGACACAATAAAACAATTCTTCTATTGTATTTCAGGTGGGAACAGTGAAGAATATTTAACGTGCGTATAGTACGCACACACCTACATGTGAACTAGAAAAACCCAGGCCAGATAAGAACGTATGTGCTTTTCCCACTTGTATAGAAGACCAAGGTAACTGCCAGGTGGCTGTATCCCTTGTACTGCTGtcacacagcaaaaaaactGACTCAACACAGGATGCATCCTCTTCTCCCCGTACCTGAAGGTCTAGCCTGTGCAaacactttctttctttttcactcaGGTCAGTACAAGAGCAGACAGGGTGTTTAGTGTCAGCTGTGATAGTTTTTAAATTCTCTTATTTAAACTGTGTTCATTTGACAGTGAGAGGATAAAAAATACCACCCTCCGTAAAAGTCCTATAGTCCTATCTGTTTGCTGAGGAATAAATTTCTTTCCTAATAAAAAGAAGGACCTACACTGGTCACCTCTTAGAGAACTAAACTACCTTTTCACTTGCTTCTGATGTTGCCATGGCCAGTGATTCAAGAGAGCTTCTAGCTCAtgagtttgctttttctgcacatTCCAGCTTTATCCCTTTGGCATTTCTTCCCATTCTCTCactccctcctcttcttccctcttctaGCTTGTTAAAACTTTTCCTCCCCTTGCCTCTGCAATAGTTACGTTAAAGAATGCAAAAGTAGCACATGATGCAACGCTagattacattttcttctgcataagttttttttcctagcactACTATTAATTAGCACAACACCTATTAGCACTATTTTTTCCTAGCACTGCTATTAGCAGAGCACGTACGCAAGCTCTGCTTGCATAACTCCTTCCTCTTACTAGACCTGTGTTCAACATGATCTTTAAACACATTTCTAGAAGTCCATTCAACAAGCTTATACACACCTTTTTCTCATTACAAATGGTTACAGAGTTCTCCAATTGAAATAGGTCCCTGTGGGTggagttttccttcttttttttgtagcaCCCTAAAGGTCTAAATAGGTAATCGTGCTTCCATTCACAGTCTGAGTCTCCTGCCTAAAAGGTTAGGTCATTACACCATTCTGACCAATTTTCTCTAGCCCCACCACATATAAACACCAGTCTGACTCAGTCTTCCATAAACTCCGTGCTGTCACACTGTGTCTTcagccacagcaccagccaAAATTAGCCCTAACACATCCTCTAGGCTATCCTCTCCACCAAGTATGATTCAGTCTCTTGGGTATCTCAAATTATTACTCCCCACTCATTTCCTTTACCTGCTCCCACCCTCCTAAGCCACCCTTACCTTCCTTGTGTGTAATAACAATCAGGCACTTTTGTAGCTTCAAATCCATCAGGATTCATTGTTGGCATGATATGAATCCGGGTATTATTGAGTAACCGGGTAATAACTGGGTCACGTCTATAGCTGGTCACCAGGAAGTCTATcaaatgcagcagcatttctctcCCAACAGTCTGTATAAAgaagcaaagattttattttaagtctgctatagaggaagaaggggggaaaaaaacaagaccCACCTCCTTGCACTCACACGTTTTTCATACCGGATTACACAGACATATAAGGCATACAAGAGTATTTTGGTCAACgctgttttgttttatgctCTTCCCCCAAATATATGTAAAGTAATTTAATAGATGAAAGGAGTAGTCACTGAACGATTTTAAACCCAGATCAACCAGAGCTTTTTTCGTAATGGGAAACTGACTGTGTCAGCTGCACTGCTTAACTCTGCATGGCTAAGGCATAGCCttattaaaaactaaaactgCACAGGCTGCCTGTTAAAGATCACGTGCGCCTGGAAACGCATCACTGCGCTACCTCAGTTGCGCTGCAGAGTGACAGCTCTGTGCTGATGCCCAAGGGACCCTGGGCCCTGCACATAAGCGTCAGTGCCGTGCATCACCACTTGGCAGTGATGGttcagaaggaaggaaggagacacCTTCCATGTTTCccagggtgctgcagagcaggatgtTTTCTTATTGATCCCCTTTTATAGGAAGTTAACTTTAAGACAGGATCAGGAGAGGCCCCATAAATGCTTCTGTtacattgctttattttaatgccGTGACCACAGGCGCTgaggaaaccaaaccaaaccgGTACATATAAAtccttagaaaaaaagaggtaaggACATTTGGATGCAGACTTTAGATCAAGGAAAGGCAGTGGCAGAGAAAAAgctaaatacatatttttgtttatgtagAGTTTGGGCAGGTCGTGAAAGCTGGCAGGACATCTCCCTTTAGTCTACTCCATGAGATTTCAGGCAAAATAGTGGCAAGTTCCAGCTCCAGTGAGTTAAGAACAACCCTGTCCTACCCCAGAAACCACTAGTAGTGTTCGCTAGACCATAATTTCCAGGAGCATTTTCTACACCACTGTGACCCACGCCTCAAGGGCGCTGTGGGGTTCCTAAGCCATGGCTGGTGTGGGAACAAATCAAGACTTGCAACTAGATGTTCTCTGGAGATAGCTTATCTCTGAGATCAAAGCCTGGTAAACACTGCAGGCTCTAATTCAGAGCTACAGTGTTTCAGGATCTTATAGAATGAGTCTTGCACCACTGAAGTGGAAATactgcaaagaattttttttttctatagagAGGAACATGGGGTGGCATTACTGGATGAACCTGATGTCATAGATAAACATCTTGCTTTCAGACTGGTACACGCTAAGGTAAGAGGTAGGTGAAACCAGGCAGgggaagagaaatatttctccACAGGCATTTGCTGCACTAGTAATTTGTTGAATTTTCACACTGGTGCATTTTAAGTGGCAAATTGTGCTCTGGGTGTTAAGATAAACAGGAACACAGACACCATCCAGCaggagctctgcctgcaggagctgggttGGTACCTGATGAGGCAAGGAGGGCTGGGTGTAGCTGCTGTTCAGGTTGGTAGCAAACTATGTCTTGCCAGTTAGCTGGCAATTGCTGTTTATTGCAGGAGAAGCAAACGAGCAAACAACATAGTGCCAAATATGATTCCGCTAAGCTACGGACCACACCGTTTTAAGTATCACACTTGAAGGCAACCAAGTACAAACAAAATGCTGTTCatacagggaaaaagaaggatctcttcccaccctgccccccagcagatTTGTTCCTAAGTTTTCTAACCTTTGCCTGTCAGCTCCTTCCGGTCACCTGCAGCCACCATCCAGGAATCTCCTACAGGAAGCTGCTTTACACAAATACATATACTGTGCCCAGAATTAAGCAGTTCTTTTTCTAGATACTACAGCAAACGGGCTttgaaaagaggggaaaaggtACCTAATTTCCTCCATTGCCAGTAGCTTTCAGAGCTGCACCTGAGTACATGAAAGCATACTGCTCTGCAGGTTTGATAAATTTTCTCTGTGAAATTTAAGAAGGGATGCAACAGAACCTGTTTTGTACAGGCAGCTCGGTTCCAGCTCTGGGTGATAAGGCATCTTGGGAAGCACgtggagcagggaaggggggtaaaaggaagggagagaagtCAGCCAAATCATGGCCCTGGGCATAAGAGATAAAGCTAGCAGACTCAGAAGCATCAAGAGCGGGCCTACCACAGAGACAGCTAAACTACAGACAAGACTGGACTGTTCCCTGGAGAAACTGGGGAAGTACCTCTGCTCATACCGTACTTCTTTTCAGTGcctaacaaaaagaaatccagaaaagaAAGGGCATAGAAGCAAGAataagaagaggaaaacagataaAGCAGAGCAACAAGAGAAAGTCGTGCAAAAGGACAACGTTTATAAAGAATGGGAGACAGCCAGTTTTCCAAAGATGACATTCTTTGCACTTAAAAGTTAAACCTGGACTTacatatacagtattttaaaaactaacgCTATTTTATAAGATTCCTTGTATAGCTATTGTTGTACCTGAGAAtttagtaaatttaaaaaaaacagctaaTCTCTATCACAGAGAGTTGGTGCTTTGATCACTGCCCAGCGGGGGAAGTGTATTTATTACCACTCCATTTTGGTGGGATGACAGAGGGGTGGTTTCACTTTGGTCCAGAGTACCTTGCATTTCTTGAGAAAGCACAACTGGAGGTCTTTGAGGGGAAGGTAAGGGAAAGTTTTTTGTTTCTAGAAAAGTATAGCTCAAGTTTTGATCAAGCCCTTGGAAGGCATCTGCTGCCCGGCCAAGCTTTACCATGTTACTAGAGGGGTCAGCAGTACCTGTAGACAAAAGTTATGAGACATTTATTCTCACTTTAGAGCTTCAAATAAAGGATCCAGACACAGCGGAGGTAGGTTGCTGGCAGCAAAGTCAAGGGCAGACACTTGAACTTGCCTCTAGTGTAGTATGAAGATGTAGAGCCTTTATGTGCTCTAGGGCTTTGAGAAGACATGAagaatatttggttttattgcaGTATCCCAAGGGCAATGCCCAGGTACCTTGTTTTGCTGTAGCTCAGATGAGGGGTGACacaaaagcagagggaaacCCTTTCTCCCCCCCTCTAGAATACAGTTAGACATTAAGTTTCTCTGTGCACTTTCAGCTGACAGTTTCGTTGTGTGCCCCAAAGGGAGAAAGTCGGCAGGCCTTCAGTGATCCTCAGGGGAAATCCCAAACAAAGATGCGTACATGTGTCAGGGCACGGACCAACACAGCAGAAATGGGTGCGACTGCTGTTTCTACAGACATACACCTCACACTTCTCAGCTATCGCTTCTGGCATGGCCGGGTCAGCACCCTGCTCAGCTATGAAGGGCTTACTCAAGAAGCCCTAGCAGCAGCCAGTTAGCTCCAGTTTCACCTGCACCATAACATTTTACCACAGCaccccttttttaaaaacatttttgttaccGTATGATAGAGACCTAATACCACAGGACTATGGGTGGATAGACTCTGCCCATTTTtatgatgaaaattatttccttaaacGTGGCCTGGTTTTTAGGTTGAACTATGTTGAAAGTAAGATCCAAACCATCAGGTAGGACCTGTTTCAGAGCAACATGGTCTTGCCAGTCTCCTTGCTCCAGCCCCGGCTGCTCTACAGACCTAGCACAGCATACTAGGCACAACCCCACCTAAGGAAGTGGAGTTACAGCAGGGAAACTGGTAGTCCAGCCTGGTGTACCACTTAAATACCACACTTACAAGGTGTTCTTTTTTAACACTTGTACAGTGTTAGTTATTACATGCTGCTGTGACACACCCCACTGTGTTTGTCCTTTACTAAAATAAACCAGCGTTAAAGCAAACTCTTTGTGCACATAACCATTTATTTCTGTAGCGGCAATCACTATGGAAATATGAGAACCATCACATGTATGACCAAGAATTGCAGTTCTTTGGTTTATCACTGAAGGGGATTGCAACATAAAGCCTGCTTTTGGACTAGTAACTGGCATAAGATATTCCCACCTGGACAAATTCCACAGGCTTCTCAGCACAGGCTCTACCTGGCAGAGAAATGGATCACTTTTCACCCCCACTCTTCTgagtgggaaaagaaagataaaggtAACTGGGGTGAGGCAGCAGCCGTACCAGTGTTGATAGCGATCTCGGCAGCATCCAgttgtggaggtttttttttggttggttgttttttgtttttttttttaagcctgttCTTAGCAAAGAGATTTGgttgttttgcattttgaagtCTCTGATGCTTCTGACCTTTACATCACATCACCTGGTACTGAAGCCAGATGGAAAATAGTTCACTATacaagaaacactttttttattctttttctagaGCACGTAATTGTTTCCCTGCCACGCCACTTCCATACTGTGTTGCACAGTACAAAGGATATCGAAATATGTGCCGAAAATTCCTTACAGCAGATTGTGTAGTATGTGGACACAACTCTTTCTGCCCAACccagtgattaaaaaaagtgcctttttttgGTGGCATTTTGATAGTGTAAATGCAGCTTCCATTTGttggttgttattttttttttaatgacagggAGAAATTCTACACAAGACTCATTAGTTTggtgtttggtttctttttgaaCTCCAGTTATATTGAACACAAACAAGCCTACCCCGGTCCTCAGTCACCCAGGCACTAATAAATCACCATATCTCAGGAGACCCTTCTGTGGACAGTACTACATCTATGATGACAGGGAAAATAGGGTCTAGTTGCTTTAACTTAAATCACAAAATAAGCCAGCAAGATAAATGCATCCTTTCATGCAGGCTAGCTCCAGACTATCAGTACAGGCTCAGCTTCACATAATAAAAGTGCAAAATACTATTAcactaagaaaagaaagtgatcAGAAGTGGTTGATTTAGGAGAAAAGGGTTGCTAGCAGCATTACCATCCTGAGAAAGAGTTTATCTTGTGATGGCCCACTTACACTACAGCTGCAGAAAGGTAATGGAGCCATATACTTTAATACATTAAAGTGAACAAGCAGAAATGTACAGGTAGTTCACGCTTTGTTCGACATGCTTTTCCCTTAAAGGGTTTCTGTTTAGGAACAGCCTTCTCATTAGAACCTATGGTTCACTTGTGTAGTTTGGACTTAAGTCACTGGCACAGCTGGTCAA includes:
- the CPM gene encoding carboxypeptidase M isoform X1 yields the protein MRAAAGDVVGILCLVSVAAALDFKYHHAGDLEAYLKGVHGAYPSLTHLHSIGRSVEGRDLWVLVLGRFPTHHKIGIPEFKYVANMHGDETVGREMLLHLIDFLVTSYRRDPVITRLLNNTRIHIMPTMNPDGFEATKVPDCYYTQGRYNKNGQDLNRNFPDAFESNNASIQPETQAVMNWIKNETFVLSANLHGGALVASYTFDNGNSVTGSLKGYSRSPDDDVFIHLAKTYSFNHASMYKGNGCDNRQTFPEGITNGYSWYQLEGGMQDYNYVWGQCFEITLELSCCKYPPADQLEGFWRDNKAALIEYIKQVHLGVKGQVTDKDGNPIPNAIVEAKGRPHVCPYRTNEQGEYYLLLLPGTYVINATVPGFKSMLKTVEIPDNTGNFSALKQDFSFSEVAIKSTAVSCPKTPLYQELERTSAAAKPTLHILVLMTAMLVVFK
- the CPM gene encoding carboxypeptidase M isoform X2 — protein: MARTPPSPTCTASGARWKTVGREMLLHLIDFLVTSYRRDPVITRLLNNTRIHIMPTMNPDGFEATKVPDCYYTQGRYNKNGQDLNRNFPDAFESNNASIQPETQAVMNWIKNETFVLSANLHGGALVASYTFDNGNSVTGSLKGYSRSPDDDVFIHLAKTYSFNHASMYKGNGCDNRQTFPEGITNGYSWYQLEGGMQDYNYVWGQCFEITLELSCCKYPPADQLEGFWRDNKAALIEYIKQVHLGVKGQVTDKDGNPIPNAIVEAKGRPHVCPYRTNEQGEYYLLLLPGTYVINATVPGFKSMLKTVEIPDNTGNFSALKQDFSFSEVAIKSTAVSCPKTPLYQELERTSAAAKPTLHILVLMTAMLVVFK